CTGGACCTCAAATCGCTCTACCCGATGTCGATGACGACCATCAACGCCTCGCCGGAGACGAAGGTCGACCCCGAGACCTACGGCGGCGAGACCTACCACACGCCCAGCGGCGTCCACTTCCGGAAGGAACCGGACGGCATCATCCGGGAGATGGTCGACGAACTCCTCGAAGAACGGGAGGAGAAGAAGTCCCTGCGAAACGACAACGCCCCCGGATCTGAGGACTACGAACGCTACGACCGGCAGCAGGCCGCGGTGAAGGTGATCATGAACTGCTTCACGCCGGACACCGACGTGCTCACACCGGACGGCGTCCGCAACATCCGGGACCTCGACGTGGGAGACTCCGTCTACTCGCTGGACCCGGAGACGATGGAGATGGAGGTCAAGCCGGTCGTCGAGACGCACGCCTATCCCGACTACCGGGGCGAACTCGTCGACGTCGAGACGAGCAAGACGGACTTCCGCGTGACGCCGAACCACCGGATGCTCGTCCGGAAGAACGAGCGAAACGGGATCTCCTGGGATCAGGACGACTACCGGTTCGTCGAGGCCGGCGACCTCGATCGGGCGACGAACTACGAACTCCCGCACGGCTGGGACGGCCCGGACGGTGAGCGGATCGACGAGGTCGACTTGACCGAACTACTCGACGACTACGAGGTGTGGGTGCGTCCGGAGGTCCACGGCCACACGTTCGCCGCCGAGATCGGATACTACCCCGACAAAGTGCTCAAAAACGACGTCGGGCAGGAGGGGTACGTCTTCTCCGCCGAGGAGTTCGAGGCCCACAGGGAGTACATCGACAGCGTCGCCGAACGATGCTTCGTCCACGCCGAAGCGAACAGGAAGTGGATCCCGAGAACCTACGGCGGTGACGACTTCCTCGAACTGCTGGCCTGGTTCGTCACCGAGGGGAACGTCTACACGTCCGAAGAGAAGCAGTTCGGCGACAACCTTCGTGGGTCCGCGACTACGGTCAAGATCGCACAGGACGCTCCCGTGGCGACCGACGGAGGCGAAGGCGGCGCGGCTGCCATCGAAGACGATCACCACGCCGCCATCGGCGATCTGCTCGACAGGATGGGCTTCGACTACTACGTCGACGACCAGTCCTACCAGTTCACGTCGCGGCTCCTCGGTCGGTATCTCGAAGACGCCTGCGGTGACGACAGCTTCGCCAAGCGGGTCCCGGAGTTCGTGTTCGATGCATCACGCGAACAGAAGCGACGGTTCCTGGACGTGTTGCTCGACGGCGACGGTGACCGTCAAGAGAACTCCTGGCGGTATTCGACGGCCAGCGAGGAACTGCGCGACGACGTGCTCCGTCTGTGCGCCCATCTCGGCCTCACCGCGAATTACCGGAAAGACAGCGGCAGCTGGCGGATCTACGCCACCGAGAACGCGAAGAACACGCTCCGGATGCACCGCAGCGGCTCGCGCAGCGAGGCCGAAGACGGCGTCTACTGCGTCACGGTCGAAGACAACCACACGCTGATGGCGGGCCGCAACGGGAAGTTCCAGTTCGTCGGCCAGTCGCTCTACGGCGTCTTCGGCTGGGACCGCTTCCGCCTCTACGACCGGGAAATGAGTGCCGGCGTCACCTCCACGAACCGGGAGGTCATCAGCTTCACCGAGCAGGCGGCGAACGAACTTGACAAAGAAGTTATATATGGAGATACTGACAGTGTCATGCTCGAACTCGGCGGAGAGACGCCGAAAGAGGAGGCTATCGAGCGCTCGTTCGAGATAGAGGATCACATCAACGACCGCTACGACGAGTTCGCGATCGAGGAGCTCAACGCCGAGCTCCACCGCTTCCAGATCGAGTTCGAGAAGCTCTATCGGCGCTTCTTCCAGGCGGGCAAGAAGAAACGGTACGCCGGGCACATCATCTGGAGCGAGGGGAAAGACGTCGACGACATCGATATCACGGGCTTCGAGTACCAGCGCTCGGACATCGCGCCGATCACGAAGGAAGTCCAGCTGCAGGTCATCGAGATGATCGTCCACGGGGAAGACCTCGAGGACGTGAAAGACTACGTTCACGACGTCATCGAGGACTTCCAGAACGGCGAGGCCAGCCTCGACGACATCGGGATCCCCGGCGGTATCGGGAAGAAGCTCGACAACTACGACACCGACACCGCGCAGGTCCGCGGCGCGAAGTACGCCAACCTCCTGCTGGACACCAACTTCGCGAGCGGGTCGAAGCCCAAGCGGGTCTACCTGAAGAAGGTCCACCCCGAGTTCTTCCGGGAGATCGAAGCCGAGATGGATCTCGACCCCGCGGAGGACCCGCTGTACGGCGAGTTCAAGCGTGACCCGGACGTGATCTGCTTCGAGTACGCCGACCAGGTACCCGACGCCTTCGAGGTCGACTGGGACAAGATGCTCGACAAGACGCTGAAAGGCCCCATCGCCCGCGTTCTCGAAGCGCTCGACATCTCCTGGGAGGAGGTCAAAAGCGGCCAAGAGCAGACGGGCCTCGAGAGTTTCATGTGAGTGCCGGGTGCCCGTCCGTCCGAGCGTCGAATCGGCGGGGCTCCGCCTAAGCGGAGTCTACACCTCGGGCGCGCTCCCGGGGCCGTGGTTCGGGTTCGTCGCGGGTCCTGGTCGGAGCGTTCCGTCGCGAGTCGACCGCCCGGTAGAGCGCGGCGGCGAGACCCAGTCCTGCGAGCGCGAACGCGGCCCGGCGGCCGGACCGGCCGGCTCTCGGCACCCGTTCGGTCGCCCGTGCCGTCAGCGAGTGCTGTGCTTCGACGAGGTCGCCGAACTCGCGGGCGAAGCGTACGACCTCCTCCCAGTCGGTGTACTCGTAGTCGCGAGAGGTATCGGTGTCGCCCGTCGTCACTGCCGCGGCGAGTTCGAAGAACCACTGCACCGGGCGGCTGTACCGTGTGTAGTTGATGGCTCCGGCGAAGTTCCCGACACGGTCGGGATGCCAGCCAGTGTCCGCGAAGAGGTCCTCGGCCCACTGGAGCGAGCCCGACTGCGCCGACTCCCACGGCACGGCGGCGGCGAAGGATAGCTGGAAGAAGGCCGACGGCCGCGACGACAGCGCCGCGCGATGCTCCGCGACGAACTCGACCACGGCCCGCTGGTGTCGGTTGTTGTTCACCGAAGCGCCGACCACCACGCCGTCGAACGAGTCGACCGACTCGGCCGGCGGGTTCGAGACGTGCCGGGTCGTCACCTCGTGGCCGCGGTCGACGAGCACGTCGTCGATACGTCTCGCGACCACCGCGGTCTGGCCGGTGGTAGTCCCGTAGATGACGAGGATCGAGGCCATACCGATCGAACGATCGCCGGAGAGAAAGCTTCATTTGCCGTCTGGCGCGGACTGTTCGTCGACTGTATGCGTGCAGTTCCGTCGGGTTCGATGCGACCACGGAGTTTCCAATACCCTAAACTCGATTTACGAATCGCAAACGTCGGTCGTGGAAACTCGAAACTATTATCAGCGATAGCCCCGTGATTTA
This DNA window, taken from Halosimplex litoreum, encodes the following:
- a CDS encoding flavodoxin domain-containing protein encodes the protein MASILVIYGTTTGQTAVVARRIDDVLVDRGHEVTTRHVSNPPAESVDSFDGVVVGASVNNNRHQRAVVEFVAEHRAALSSRPSAFFQLSFAAAVPWESAQSGSLQWAEDLFADTGWHPDRVGNFAGAINYTRYSRPVQWFFELAAAVTTGDTDTSRDYEYTDWEEVVRFAREFGDLVEAQHSLTARATERVPRAGRSGRRAAFALAGLGLAAALYRAVDSRRNAPTRTRDEPEPRPRERARGVDSA
- a CDS encoding DNA polymerase domain-containing protein translates to MEQTEFGDFGAGADRPADEAEAVAGNDTGGEVATVVDADSARFPDAQGTVTLTVTQVDYTVEYSGDDEFPVVHVFGRREPGPDDDHPPLEHVEVYDFEPYFYAPIENVDDQRIAGYDGLVDYRETDEQGEPFESIRGDRLAKIVGRTPRDVGQIRDDFEHYEADILFPNRLLIDKDIESGVRVPERRTDDGTIRVPHQEVEAVDDNATPRVNTFDIEVDDRNGFPEDGEQTIVCLTSHDSYDDKYINWLYESPDGVDGPAALGAYDPIEADIDAEVRVFDSEPEMLDAFIEYIEETDPDLLTGWNFADFDAPYFLDRVEELAGPNHDYDLDIDRLSRVNEVWRSDWNGPDIKGRVVFDLLRAYKSTQFTELESYRLDAVGEMELDVGKERYPGDIGDLWEDDPERLLEYNLRDVELCVELDRKQDIIAFWDEARKLVGCKIEDAPTAGDAVDMYVLHKAYGEFALPSKGQQEATDEFEGGAVFDPITGVRENVSVLDLKSLYPMSMTTINASPETKVDPETYGGETYHTPSGVHFRKEPDGIIREMVDELLEEREEKKSLRNDNAPGSEDYERYDRQQAAVKVIMNCFTPDTDVLTPDGVRNIRDLDVGDSVYSLDPETMEMEVKPVVETHAYPDYRGELVDVETSKTDFRVTPNHRMLVRKNERNGISWDQDDYRFVEAGDLDRATNYELPHGWDGPDGERIDEVDLTELLDDYEVWVRPEVHGHTFAAEIGYYPDKVLKNDVGQEGYVFSAEEFEAHREYIDSVAERCFVHAEANRKWIPRTYGGDDFLELLAWFVTEGNVYTSEEKQFGDNLRGSATTVKIAQDAPVATDGGEGGAAAIEDDHHAAIGDLLDRMGFDYYVDDQSYQFTSRLLGRYLEDACGDDSFAKRVPEFVFDASREQKRRFLDVLLDGDGDRQENSWRYSTASEELRDDVLRLCAHLGLTANYRKDSGSWRIYATENAKNTLRMHRSGSRSEAEDGVYCVTVEDNHTLMAGRNGKFQFVGQSLYGVFGWDRFRLYDREMSAGVTSTNREVISFTEQAANELDKEVIYGDTDSVMLELGGETPKEEAIERSFEIEDHINDRYDEFAIEELNAELHRFQIEFEKLYRRFFQAGKKKRYAGHIIWSEGKDVDDIDITGFEYQRSDIAPITKEVQLQVIEMIVHGEDLEDVKDYVHDVIEDFQNGEASLDDIGIPGGIGKKLDNYDTDTAQVRGAKYANLLLDTNFASGSKPKRVYLKKVHPEFFREIEAEMDLDPAEDPLYGEFKRDPDVICFEYADQVPDAFEVDWDKMLDKTLKGPIARVLEALDISWEEVKSGQEQTGLESFM